The Citrobacter tructae genome includes a window with the following:
- the traJ gene encoding plasmid transfer ATPase TraJ: MNTSLIPDKFGIFPFSGAFTADEFRAFFAWCSAQAVSDVDLVGGSPVSVSRYGRRERVSDTVLPNTMLGNMLDDLLGPEVRPRVQGGKPSDRAIQIDGDMHGRHGLKRGERVRLRAHIIQGTSAREEKALSVTLRVIPHIIPDFLKMGIEPELAASMLPKTGLGLICGETGSGKSTLQAALYRHCQNTQPDRKIVTYEDPVEYILGRPDDLLPPHQAQVGRDVASFADGLRSAMRRNPEVIGIGEIRDTETAEAAVQAGESGHMTIGTLHSKSPGETLNRLLGLFPPQIRDARAWELLGMLRFIAVQVLVKTTDGKRRALREYIVFDDDLRDALQNIPSEKWPAYIDTILRMEKRRIVDQVREGFVTGDIDRDEAALYLSGKELTQ, encoded by the coding sequence GTGAACACATCTCTTATCCCAGATAAGTTCGGGATTTTTCCATTCAGTGGAGCCTTCACCGCCGACGAGTTCAGGGCATTTTTTGCCTGGTGCTCAGCACAGGCCGTTAGTGACGTGGACCTGGTCGGTGGCTCTCCAGTTTCTGTTAGTCGTTATGGTCGGCGTGAGAGAGTCTCCGACACCGTACTGCCGAATACCATGCTCGGCAATATGCTTGATGACCTGCTGGGACCAGAAGTGCGCCCTAGAGTGCAGGGAGGTAAACCGTCGGACAGAGCCATCCAGATCGACGGTGATATGCACGGGCGTCATGGCCTGAAGCGGGGTGAACGCGTGCGACTGCGCGCACACATTATTCAGGGAACCTCTGCCCGGGAAGAAAAGGCATTATCCGTCACTCTGCGCGTTATCCCACATATCATCCCCGACTTTCTGAAGATGGGTATAGAGCCTGAACTGGCAGCCTCCATGTTGCCAAAAACAGGGCTGGGTCTCATCTGCGGCGAAACAGGTTCCGGAAAATCAACGCTTCAGGCGGCGTTGTATCGACACTGTCAGAACACTCAACCTGACCGCAAGATAGTGACCTACGAAGATCCGGTTGAGTACATTCTTGGCCGTCCCGATGACCTTCTGCCACCGCATCAGGCTCAGGTAGGCCGTGACGTGGCGAGTTTTGCAGATGGGCTTCGCTCCGCCATGCGCCGTAACCCGGAGGTCATCGGTATCGGGGAGATCCGCGATACTGAAACAGCAGAAGCCGCTGTTCAGGCCGGGGAAAGCGGGCACATGACTATCGGGACTCTGCACTCTAAGTCGCCAGGTGAAACCCTGAACCGATTACTTGGTTTGTTCCCGCCTCAAATTCGAGATGCGCGTGCGTGGGAGCTACTTGGTATGTTGCGTTTCATCGCAGTCCAGGTACTTGTCAAAACGACTGACGGCAAACGTCGTGCCCTTCGGGAATACATCGTATTCGACGATGACTTACGCGATGCGCTTCAGAATATCCCTTCAGAAAAGTGGCCGGCGTACATCGACACCATTCTGAGGATGGAAAAACGGCGTATTGTCGATCAGGTGCGGGAAGGTTTCGTAACAGGTGACATAGACAGAGATGAAGCAGCGCTCTATCTGTCAGGTAAGGAACTCACGCAATGA
- a CDS encoding type IV secretory system conjugative DNA transfer family protein has protein sequence MKYFLLLLFPALLLTGCAAEHPAPTTDASVPPPDMQAWLNPERQRPDSISETRWQMLTDAGRTLGFRGGKSQRAWELTQALNARESTLNALYDFRPLISPEGWLPPVIDEAQDVAHITPNQIRTASKVWTIIRPERFVSNPPSWRSWLLRGLATTATPGTEGLVVPEDSSQRKVWEDALKKGWQEGRANADLTLEASMNQLTRDYRGMMLYSLLWRRGMISRPEVTEQQQTVTGSGQKLVTGDRVRRLKSHASFELQKSRWRPSVTIQ, from the coding sequence ATGAAATATTTTCTCTTATTACTTTTCCCTGCGCTACTCCTGACCGGTTGTGCCGCCGAGCATCCTGCGCCAACAACTGATGCGAGTGTGCCTCCACCGGATATGCAGGCCTGGCTCAATCCGGAGCGACAAAGACCAGACAGTATTTCCGAAACTCGCTGGCAGATGCTTACTGATGCCGGCAGAACACTGGGATTTCGGGGGGGTAAATCTCAGCGTGCATGGGAGTTGACCCAGGCGCTAAATGCCCGCGAGTCCACCCTCAATGCCCTTTACGATTTCCGGCCGCTTATCAGCCCTGAGGGCTGGCTGCCGCCGGTTATCGATGAAGCGCAGGACGTTGCACACATCACTCCTAATCAAATCCGCACCGCCTCAAAGGTTTGGACCATTATCCGACCGGAGAGATTTGTCAGTAACCCGCCCAGTTGGCGCAGTTGGTTACTTCGCGGGCTGGCCACCACGGCAACCCCGGGCACAGAAGGACTGGTCGTGCCGGAAGACAGCTCTCAGAGAAAGGTATGGGAAGACGCGCTGAAAAAAGGCTGGCAGGAAGGTCGCGCAAATGCTGACCTGACCCTTGAAGCCAGTATGAATCAGCTCACCCGTGATTATCGGGGCATGATGCTTTACTCCCTGCTCTGGCGTCGGGGCATGATTTCCCGACCGGAAGTTACCGAACAACAACAGACTGTGACCGGCAGTGGGCAGAAACTCGTTACTGGCGATCGCGTACGCCGACTCAAATCACATGCGTCGTTTGAACTCCAGAAGTCCCGCTGGCGCCCGTCTGTTACCATTCAGTAA
- a CDS encoding DotD/TraH family lipoprotein (Members of this family include DotD of type IVB secretion systems and TraH of plasmid conjugative plasmid systems, both lipoproteins.) — protein sequence MNYLILPGVLAISLLAGCQPWIPPSTPPASVSPDRYGAASSVAVARHTQYQMWNNGLWSGSKIAPSPMEIIRTNSADVSFDWEGDAVELLAELARARGLQFNYSGVRLPLPVTLHVRGMTFSNVLRVIEAQTAWRATLNQYPGLLQLNFMQPETSKK from the coding sequence ATGAACTACTTAATTCTTCCCGGCGTGCTGGCTATCTCTCTTCTTGCCGGCTGCCAGCCCTGGATTCCGCCATCGACGCCTCCAGCTTCTGTTTCTCCTGACCGCTACGGCGCAGCATCATCCGTCGCCGTTGCCCGTCACACGCAATATCAGATGTGGAATAACGGTCTTTGGTCCGGTTCGAAAATTGCACCATCGCCCATGGAAATCATACGTACCAACAGTGCTGACGTTTCCTTCGACTGGGAAGGTGATGCTGTGGAGTTGCTGGCTGAACTGGCGCGTGCACGCGGCCTGCAGTTCAACTACAGCGGCGTGCGTCTGCCCTTACCCGTAACGCTACACGTTCGGGGTATGACGTTCAGCAACGTGCTGCGTGTGATTGAAGCGCAGACAGCATGGCGAGCTACCCTGAATCAGTATCCGGGACTGCTGCAGCTCAATTTCATGCAACCGGAGACAAGTAAGAAATGA
- a CDS encoding conjugal transfer protein TraF: MMKKTYIAKTLISSAVMMAFHAGAATSYMEARSDAMGGTGVASAHYGTAALSNPALLTKFGANDDFSLVLPSVGVQVADPDKAIDTADDVKDLWNKFDNAVDSQSGVSESAAALRNKLEDLKDVKANGQVGASVIATTPNKVLPFAVVVKSWGTVSVNGTVSDHDLQYLDKIASGAIPADAVDKDALTSRAYGRAAVITDVGVAMAHEFETAGHSWSLGITPKYQRIDLFNYSATVNDFDKNDVNSDDYHNTKTGFNADIGLATNLGDNWMLGLAVQNIIARSVDTKEVNGEKETFKVKPQATAGVAWSNNVLTTALDVDLTEASRFERDDKRQFASVGAELNAWSWMQVRAGYRQNMVSSEGNAFTAGLGFSPFDVVHLDLTGIAGTDRTYGAVAQLQFTF; this comes from the coding sequence ATGATGAAAAAGACTTACATTGCAAAAACACTGATTTCTTCCGCCGTCATGATGGCTTTTCATGCAGGTGCAGCAACCTCCTACATGGAAGCCCGCAGCGATGCCATGGGGGGGACCGGCGTGGCCTCTGCACACTACGGCACTGCTGCCTTATCCAACCCGGCACTCCTGACAAAGTTTGGCGCGAATGATGACTTCAGTCTGGTGCTGCCGTCCGTGGGTGTCCAGGTGGCAGACCCCGATAAGGCCATAGATACTGCCGATGACGTGAAAGATCTGTGGAACAAATTTGACAATGCTGTCGACAGCCAAAGCGGTGTTAGCGAAAGCGCTGCCGCGTTACGAAATAAGCTGGAAGATTTGAAAGATGTGAAGGCAAACGGGCAGGTCGGGGCATCTGTTATTGCCACCACCCCAAATAAAGTACTCCCATTTGCTGTTGTCGTGAAATCCTGGGGCACCGTTTCCGTAAATGGCACGGTCAGCGACCACGATCTGCAATATCTCGACAAAATCGCCAGCGGGGCCATACCGGCGGATGCGGTAGACAAAGATGCACTAACGTCCCGAGCCTATGGTCGGGCGGCCGTCATCACCGACGTAGGTGTGGCTATGGCGCATGAATTTGAAACGGCAGGACACAGCTGGTCACTGGGCATTACACCCAAGTATCAGCGAATCGATCTTTTCAATTACAGCGCAACGGTAAACGACTTCGACAAAAATGACGTGAACTCAGACGATTACCACAACACCAAAACCGGATTTAACGCCGACATCGGTCTGGCCACAAACCTCGGAGATAACTGGATGCTGGGTCTGGCGGTACAGAACATCATTGCCCGCAGTGTTGACACTAAAGAAGTGAACGGCGAGAAAGAAACGTTCAAAGTGAAACCTCAAGCCACTGCCGGCGTCGCATGGAGCAACAACGTCCTGACTACCGCACTCGATGTGGATCTGACCGAAGCCAGCCGTTTTGAGCGAGATGACAAACGCCAGTTCGCCAGTGTAGGGGCTGAGTTGAACGCCTGGAGCTGGATGCAGGTTCGTGCTGGTTATCGCCAGAACATGGTCTCCAGCGAGGGTAACGCCTTCACCGCGGGTCTGGGCTTCTCACCGTTTGATGTAGTACACCTGGACCTTACCGGTATAGCCGGAACTGATCGTACCTACGGCGCGGTTGCGCAGTTGCAGTTCACGTTCTGA
- a CDS encoding site-specific integrase: protein MMSSVARIRKMPLSRGLDKYYESVSVHKKGHLQEFYRTNVIKRHPLASRNMDEITTVDIAAYRDERLTQRNPRTGNPITGNTVRLELALLSSLFGIARVEWGTCRSNPVELVRKPKVSKGRDRRLTSTEERRLSRYFRERNLMLYIIFHLALETAMRQGEILNLQWEYIDLQHGVAHLPDTKNGSSRDVPLSRKARNLLQMLPAQLKGKVFSYTSSGFKSAWRLALKALTIENLHFHDLRHEAISRFFELGTLNVMEVAAISGHRSMNMLKRYTHLRAYQLVSKLDARRRQTQKIAPYFVPYPALVEQDCGSTGDIRVMLCDFENLMVSAPTRELALTRASELLLRTLALAAQRGERVPAPGELPIKTNDHIMICPLNPDQALSARA, encoded by the coding sequence ATGATGTCTTCCGTTGCGCGTATTAGAAAAATGCCCCTCAGTCGTGGCCTCGATAAATATTACGAATCAGTATCTGTTCATAAAAAGGGCCACCTTCAGGAGTTTTACCGAACCAACGTCATTAAGCGCCACCCACTGGCCAGCAGGAATATGGACGAAATCACCACGGTTGATATTGCCGCCTACCGTGATGAAAGACTGACCCAGCGCAACCCCAGGACGGGGAACCCTATCACCGGTAATACAGTAAGACTTGAGCTGGCGCTATTGTCATCACTTTTCGGTATTGCGCGTGTGGAATGGGGAACCTGCCGTAGCAATCCGGTCGAATTAGTGCGTAAACCGAAAGTATCAAAAGGTCGTGATCGCCGCCTGACATCCACTGAAGAGCGCAGACTGTCCCGGTATTTCCGCGAGCGAAACTTAATGCTGTATATAATCTTTCATCTCGCGCTGGAGACAGCCATGCGTCAGGGTGAAATCCTTAACCTGCAATGGGAATATATTGATCTGCAGCACGGTGTGGCGCACCTGCCAGACACCAAGAATGGGTCATCGCGTGACGTTCCCCTCTCACGCAAAGCACGTAATCTGCTTCAGATGTTGCCGGCCCAACTAAAAGGTAAAGTATTTTCCTATACGTCATCCGGTTTCAAAAGCGCCTGGCGGCTCGCCCTCAAGGCCCTCACTATCGAAAATCTGCATTTTCATGATCTTCGGCACGAGGCCATCAGTCGCTTTTTCGAGCTCGGTACACTGAACGTTATGGAGGTCGCTGCAATTTCGGGTCATCGGTCGATGAATATGCTTAAACGCTACACCCATCTGAGAGCTTACCAACTGGTCAGCAAGCTGGACGCGCGACGGCGCCAGACTCAAAAGATTGCCCCCTACTTCGTACCTTATCCCGCACTGGTAGAACAGGATTGCGGAAGTACTGGTGACATAAGAGTGATGCTATGCGACTTCGAAAACTTGATGGTGTCGGCGCCGACCCGCGAACTTGCCCTGACCCGCGCCAGCGAACTGCTACTACGCACTCTGGCACTTGCTGCCCAGCGCGGCGAACGAGTCCCTGCACCAGGGGAACTCCCCATCAAAACAAACGACCACATCATGATTTGTCCGCTTAACCCCGACCAGGCTCTCTCGGCCCGGGCGTAA
- a CDS encoding sugar O-acetyltransferase: MLTYLFSTLRNRLKVPTARNLFNTTNLRRKSRNKLLKKSGVVITGESAVTPPFFYEYGRITIGQGVYINTGCVFLDHASISIGDNTLIGPNVTLTTASHETSPELRCSGVTQAPISIGHKVWLGAGVVVLPGVTIGNNSVIAANSVVRSDVPENTLYAGSPAVFKRNI; the protein is encoded by the coding sequence ATGCTTACGTATCTCTTCAGTACATTAAGAAACAGGTTGAAAGTACCGACTGCCAGAAACCTCTTCAACACAACAAATCTTCGAAGAAAATCACGCAACAAGTTGCTCAAAAAATCAGGGGTTGTCATAACTGGCGAAAGCGCAGTAACCCCCCCATTTTTTTATGAATATGGTCGCATAACGATCGGTCAAGGTGTCTACATCAACACTGGATGTGTCTTCCTCGATCATGCGTCAATTTCGATAGGCGACAATACCCTGATTGGACCGAATGTCACACTGACGACAGCCAGCCATGAAACTTCGCCTGAATTGAGATGTAGTGGCGTTACTCAGGCTCCAATCAGTATTGGCCATAAGGTATGGCTAGGAGCAGGCGTCGTCGTTTTACCGGGCGTTACAATTGGCAATAACAGCGTTATAGCGGCAAACAGCGTAGTACGTTCGGATGTACCAGAAAATACGTTGTACGCAGGTTCTCCTGCTGTTTTTAAACGCAACATATGA
- the pilV gene encoding shufflon system plasmid conjugative transfer pilus tip adhesin PilV: protein MDINLMKKHDRGWANLDVALALIVVMAMTVFGLTKYKDWQQEKNWQVEASHISTYAAAARGYVGRNYATLLSATSTTAPTVITTAMLKNTGFLPSGFTETNSQGQRLNTYLVRNGQNTELLQGMVVSSGGSVYPDKALRLISRDIKTGFGGYIDDGKTATGALRSWKILLSSYGATSGNGHIAVLLSTDELSGAQEDNDRLYRFQVNGRPDLNKMHTAIDMGGNNLNSVGTINGQTGTFSGNVSGSNGIFTSNVSGANGSFTQNITAGAQVKGATVRADSDISAGRNITATNEVSGATVKATGNLSAGGVLQLDRINVAGIACYPNGQISRDANGGVLSCQSGAWTSSGKVSAFEMIQGNDACGKYVYSKAYCPAGKQLISGGWVLSNWTGGNGWNAPDSSMPSPSDNAWQLVTGGGVTGGTCMRAIAWCAKN, encoded by the coding sequence ATGGATATCAATCTTATGAAAAAGCACGATCGTGGCTGGGCGAATCTTGATGTTGCTCTGGCGCTCATAGTTGTGATGGCAATGACCGTCTTTGGACTCACTAAATACAAAGACTGGCAGCAGGAGAAAAACTGGCAGGTTGAAGCCTCCCATATCAGTACATACGCAGCTGCTGCACGGGGATACGTCGGTCGTAACTACGCCACTTTGTTAAGCGCAACCAGTACCACCGCGCCGACAGTGATAACTACGGCCATGCTTAAAAACACGGGTTTCCTGCCGTCCGGTTTCACCGAAACAAACAGTCAGGGTCAGCGTTTGAACACTTATCTGGTCAGGAATGGGCAAAACACGGAGTTACTACAGGGCATGGTAGTATCCAGCGGTGGCAGTGTATACCCGGACAAGGCATTGAGGCTGATATCAAGGGATATCAAAACCGGTTTCGGGGGCTACATTGATGATGGTAAAACCGCCACAGGTGCCCTGCGTTCTTGGAAAATCCTGCTGAGCAGTTACGGTGCCACCTCTGGTAATGGACATATTGCAGTACTCCTCTCAACAGATGAGCTGTCTGGTGCGCAGGAGGACAACGACAGGCTGTACCGTTTTCAGGTAAATGGGCGTCCCGATCTGAATAAAATGCACACTGCTATCGACATGGGTGGTAACAACCTGAACAGTGTCGGCACCATTAATGGCCAGACTGGAACATTTAGCGGAAACGTCAGTGGGTCAAACGGTATTTTTACCAGTAATGTCAGCGGTGCAAACGGTAGTTTCACCCAAAACATTACAGCCGGAGCACAGGTAAAAGGAGCAACGGTCCGTGCCGACAGCGACATTAGCGCCGGACGCAATATTACGGCAACTAACGAGGTTTCTGGTGCCACAGTCAAAGCAACAGGCAACTTGTCAGCAGGTGGGGTTTTGCAGTTGGATCGGATCAATGTTGCAGGCATCGCTTGTTACCCGAATGGGCAGATAAGCCGCGATGCCAATGGCGGCGTACTTTCCTGTCAATCCGGTGCGTGGACGTCCAGCGGCAAGGTATCAGCATTTGAAATGATTCAAGGAAATGATGCTTGTGGCAAATACGTCTACTCAAAAGCCTACTGTCCTGCCGGAAAACAATTGATTTCGGGTGGCTGGGTTCTCTCAAACTGGACAGGTGGTAACGGGTGGAACGCCCCAGATTCCTCAATGCCATCACCATCAGATAATGCCTGGCAACTTGTTACTGGAGGTGGTGTTACGGGTGGAACGTGTATGCGCGCAATAGCGTGGTGTGCTAAAAATTAA
- a CDS encoding prepilin peptidase: protein MRTIIVTSLATAWSLPLLLGFALIGRCLMWRVLDFLEDTTAHSKERNSLLTAGIWLFATFSMIAALSPTPIADRAAAIMMMGFLLQSGITDAVSGYLPRTFTARLLLGGLIWGVTKDVSIAGVYTQLVEIAVVGGLMTLLSILINRGDQRLGRGDLWLITGLTAWMGGKDAALATLFGAAAFMLWLLTWHLSGKKEGPLGPWLCLSGSLFQLSNLYQPVWISIL from the coding sequence ATGCGAACCATCATAGTCACCAGCCTGGCAACAGCATGGAGCCTGCCGTTACTGCTGGGTTTTGCGCTAATTGGCAGATGCCTGATGTGGAGAGTACTCGACTTTCTGGAAGATACCACTGCTCATAGTAAGGAGCGGAACTCGCTTCTAACTGCTGGGATTTGGCTTTTCGCCACGTTCAGTATGATCGCTGCCCTGTCACCGACTCCAATTGCCGATCGGGCTGCTGCCATCATGATGATGGGCTTCCTGCTTCAGTCCGGTATCACCGACGCAGTCAGTGGATATTTGCCACGTACTTTCACAGCACGTCTGTTACTTGGAGGACTTATTTGGGGAGTAACAAAAGACGTTTCGATTGCAGGTGTATATACGCAATTGGTGGAAATCGCTGTGGTGGGCGGCCTGATGACGTTGCTGAGTATCCTGATAAACCGGGGCGATCAGCGTCTTGGTCGGGGAGATTTATGGCTGATAACAGGTCTGACGGCCTGGATGGGGGGGAAAGATGCAGCACTGGCCACTCTGTTTGGTGCTGCAGCCTTTATGCTCTGGCTGCTAACCTGGCATTTGTCCGGAAAAAAAGAGGGGCCCCTTGGCCCCTGGTTGTGTCTTAGCGGGAGTCTCTTCCAGTTATCCAATCTGTATCAACCTGTATGGATATCAATCTTATGA
- a CDS encoding lytic transglycosylase domain-containing protein, with protein sequence MASSNSPPDTFDACFNSAGARYQIEPLLLKAMAKGESWLRPWVTNTNRDKKGNPVSTDYGLMQINSTHVPKLIRMGIIQSAEDLLKRPCLNIQIGAWILASHFQVCGVTWNCLGSYNAGFRKDRHETREQYANRIWGFYLELKGLRVCRQEKGKRICEPS encoded by the coding sequence ATGGCCAGTTCGAACTCCCCTCCTGATACGTTTGATGCCTGCTTTAATAGTGCCGGTGCCCGATACCAGATAGAGCCACTGCTGCTTAAGGCAATGGCCAAAGGGGAGTCCTGGCTCCGACCATGGGTCACAAACACTAACAGGGATAAAAAGGGCAATCCGGTCAGCACGGACTATGGGTTGATGCAGATAAATTCAACCCATGTGCCAAAGCTCATCCGAATGGGCATCATCCAGAGTGCAGAAGACCTGCTGAAACGACCCTGTCTGAATATTCAGATCGGGGCGTGGATACTGGCCAGCCACTTTCAGGTATGTGGTGTGACATGGAATTGCCTCGGGTCTTACAACGCTGGATTTCGTAAGGACAGGCACGAAACTCGCGAACAGTATGCCAACCGTATCTGGGGGTTCTATCTGGAACTGAAAGGCCTTCGAGTCTGTCGGCAGGAGAAAGGAAAGCGAATATGCGAACCATCATAG
- a CDS encoding type 4 pilus major pilin — protein MQFNSESTSQTYKPVKTVLHHRGWGFLEQGSIALIVLVVIGLVLAGYFALKNNVNVGKESSNIQSLITSTQNLLKGGDGYTFTSGAKMMGALIQMKVQPKSMTVRGTASSGTATLYNGWGGAVTLSPVTVSGFSNGFSLTYEMVPQDACVSLATQLSRAKIADAITVNSTAHSDGIVTTEEASAQCTADNGSTGTNKLIFTLNS, from the coding sequence ATGCAATTTAATTCCGAATCAACTTCTCAGACATACAAACCGGTTAAGACAGTGTTGCACCATCGAGGCTGGGGGTTTCTGGAACAGGGGAGTATTGCCCTGATCGTCCTGGTCGTCATCGGCCTTGTGCTGGCGGGATACTTCGCCCTCAAAAATAACGTCAACGTGGGTAAGGAATCATCGAATATTCAATCTCTCATCACCAGTACACAAAACCTGCTGAAAGGGGGAGATGGTTACACATTCACTTCCGGAGCCAAAATGATGGGCGCGCTTATCCAGATGAAAGTCCAGCCTAAAAGTATGACTGTACGGGGTACAGCCTCTTCAGGGACTGCCACACTTTACAATGGATGGGGTGGTGCAGTGACACTGTCACCTGTAACCGTGTCTGGATTCTCAAACGGATTCTCATTGACCTACGAAATGGTTCCTCAGGATGCCTGCGTCTCGCTCGCCACACAGCTCAGCCGAGCCAAAATTGCTGATGCCATTACCGTCAACTCCACGGCACACAGTGATGGAATCGTGACAACCGAAGAAGCCAGCGCACAATGCACAGCTGACAATGGGAGTACCGGTACTAACAAGCTGATCTTCACGCTTAACAGCTAA
- a CDS encoding type II secretion system F family protein: MREMHVLKRLRYTLVRKTFSGRYRVQFYDALRFLIENQQQLKPSLEKMRNAWTNFGQNWHPYVELTDDCVDALRENSGEKTLERTLSRWLPAAEASVISAGIRSESLPRALRYACALTSAGKRIRAAVWQMAIYPIGFAIMMASTIYVLNTELLPTLTEISPPENWTGALGFLYGISLYFSEYGVITAIATIASTIWTIWSLPRWHRPDKLRRAFDGLMPWSVYKDIQGATFLLNIGALLQSGVKTKDALEILQETASPWLAVRIEAITEHVREGKHFGLALKDCGYDFPSQEAANFLSLLQGDGDDEIIINYGQRWLEQTLERVAKRAVVIRGLMFLAMILMLLLLVLVVMDINALNSSSGAF, encoded by the coding sequence ATGCGTGAAATGCACGTCCTGAAACGACTCCGATATACCCTGGTTCGCAAGACGTTCAGCGGTCGATACCGTGTTCAGTTCTATGATGCCCTGCGATTTCTGATTGAAAACCAGCAACAACTTAAGCCTTCACTGGAGAAAATGCGCAATGCTTGGACAAACTTCGGCCAGAACTGGCATCCCTACGTTGAGCTGACGGATGACTGTGTTGATGCCTTAAGGGAAAACAGCGGGGAAAAAACGCTGGAGCGTACGCTCTCCCGATGGCTACCGGCCGCAGAAGCGTCCGTCATAAGCGCAGGCATACGCAGTGAGTCACTACCACGCGCGCTAAGATACGCCTGTGCTCTGACCAGCGCCGGTAAGCGTATTCGTGCTGCAGTATGGCAGATGGCCATCTATCCGATCGGCTTTGCCATCATGATGGCCAGCACCATTTATGTGCTGAATACTGAGTTACTTCCCACGTTGACAGAAATCAGCCCGCCAGAGAACTGGACCGGTGCACTCGGCTTTCTTTATGGTATCTCGCTGTATTTCAGTGAATATGGCGTAATAACTGCCATCGCTACTATCGCATCAACTATCTGGACTATCTGGTCACTCCCCCGCTGGCACCGCCCCGACAAACTTCGCCGTGCATTCGACGGTCTGATGCCATGGTCGGTTTATAAGGATATTCAGGGTGCAACTTTCCTGTTGAACATCGGTGCACTACTGCAGTCCGGTGTCAAAACTAAAGACGCGCTGGAGATTCTGCAGGAAACGGCATCCCCCTGGCTTGCTGTGCGTATCGAAGCAATTACCGAACACGTTCGTGAAGGTAAACATTTCGGGCTGGCCCTGAAAGATTGCGGTTATGACTTTCCGTCGCAGGAAGCTGCCAACTTTCTCTCCCTTCTACAGGGGGACGGCGATGATGAAATCATAATTAACTACGGCCAGCGCTGGCTTGAACAAACTCTGGAGCGAGTAGCAAAACGTGCAGTCGTTATCCGCGGTCTCATGTTCCTGGCAATGATCCTGATGCTTTTGCTTCTGGTCCTTGTCGTTATGGATATCAATGCCCTTAACAGCTCGTCGGGCGCTTTTTAA